One genomic window of Gemmatimonadota bacterium includes the following:
- the queC gene encoding 7-cyano-7-deazaguanine synthase QueC yields the protein MKAAVVLLSGGVDSATTLALARHDGFASHAITFDYGQRHRFELEAARRVAESMGVRRHVTIPFDLRAIGGSALTDDIPVPRDQDPETMAGQIPSTYVPARNTIFLSFALGWAEVLGAFDLYIGANAIDYSGYPDCRPEYIAAFERMANLATRAGVTGEGRFNIHAPLIEMSKADILRTGVRLGVDYALTTSCYDPADDGAACGRCDACILRRNGFEEAGIEDPTRYAS from the coding sequence ATGAAGGCTGCCGTTGTACTGCTCAGCGGCGGGGTCGATTCGGCGACCACGCTCGCCTTGGCCCGGCACGACGGATTCGCGAGCCACGCCATCACCTTCGACTACGGCCAGCGCCACCGGTTCGAGCTCGAAGCGGCCAGGCGCGTCGCCGAGTCCATGGGAGTCAGGCGTCACGTGACCATACCCTTCGACCTGCGGGCCATCGGCGGGTCGGCGCTGACGGACGACATCCCGGTGCCCAGGGACCAGGATCCCGAGACCATGGCAGGGCAGATCCCGTCCACCTACGTCCCGGCCCGCAACACCATCTTCCTTTCCTTCGCGCTAGGCTGGGCGGAAGTGCTCGGTGCATTCGACCTGTACATCGGCGCCAACGCCATCGATTACAGCGGCTATCCCGATTGCCGGCCCGAATACATCGCTGCCTTCGAGCGCATGGCCAACCTGGCGACGCGTGCGGGGGTGACCGGCGAAGGCAGGTTCAACATCCATGCGCCGCTCATCGAAATGTCCAAGGCCGATATCCTGCGAACCGGCGTCCGGCTCGGTGTGGACTACGCCCTCACGACCAGCTGTTACGACCCGGCGGACGACGGGGCGGCCTGCGGCCGATGCGACGCCTGCATCCTGCGGCGGAACGGGTTCGAAGAAGCCGGTATCGAGGATCCGACGCGATACGCCTCATGA
- the hrpA gene encoding ATP-dependent RNA helicase HrpA: protein MDASTDHRLAAEIRDLLPRCTLKDRRDIQRGLKRSRGARGGSGGGARGGSGVRGRLRRLKDQAVASAGLVEARLRSDTSVDIDRQLPISTRKDEILETLRGHPVVIVTGETGSGKTTQLPRICLEAGRGVYGRIACTQPRRVAALSVSRRIAEELGATWGREVGCKIRFTDETVAETRIKMMTDGMLLAEIQHDPDLLEYDTIIIDEAHERSLNIDFLLGYLRLLIRRRKDLKIVVTSATIDAAAFSNAFGQAPVVEVSGRLHPVEIRYLPLEDTRGESEVYTYVDGAVDAVDRIMEEPGRGDILVFLPTEKDIHETRRRLDGRSYRHTDVLPLFGRLTNADQQRVFRPGNNRRIVVATNVAETSLTIPRIKYVVDTGLARISRYAARTRTQRLPIEPIAKSSALQRAGRCGRVSGGVCLRLYSEADLESRPEFTTPELQRANLAEVILRMLALKLGDVHAFPFLDPPTPQAIRDGFGLLAELGAIDRERRLTGRGRDMARLPVSPTVSRMLLQARQEGALQEVLVIASAISIQDPRVRPLDQQEQADAEHRKFRNRTSDFLTLLNIWEAFHRTFEHLQTQGAMRRFCRQHYLSYNRMREWRDIYVQLRRALRESGGFRGRAGRTGRAGRAHFDAIHRSILSGLLSQVAEHREGNLYSGARNRTAMIFPGSGLFRRKAVEQHPEKRPAERGHDDAGKVAADRPRNGTGAAPWIVAAEMVETNRLYARTVARIQPGWAAELGRHLCRASFSDPGWDRSAGRVTATETLHLYGLMVSRRTVDYKKIDPDDATRIFIREALVSLVGLAGLVGEDLEARHDFLEHNRGIRRDAETWLLQHRNAYRVDLDEAAFRFYEERISGVSSVHDLNRLMKTAGADNASFLHMEIGDLTGTGEEEDGAGGPGRPGRPGRPEGFPEHFDLEGDLLPLQYACRPGRDEDGVTLSLPVDRVHLLDPVTLEWLVPGLLYEKIEALLRGLPGRKRKQLVPIPETARTIAEDLDPSASSLTDALAAYIARRHGIEIDPSDWSPDSVPDHLSMRVLVTAEDGSTVLSTRDPDRLQAEVTGRAAAVESEGWRKAAEIWEKYDLRDWSIGDLPERVEIGLSGTVPQYAYPGLQADDDLVDLRLFRDRHEALRESRKGLVRLLERRMGDAMAWLRRDLAFLRNLPALADHAGGFEALQDTAYDHLLAALFTREPLYPLTALRFEEDVETARGLLKKLPHWFRQQMEALERVVGGRIGKDGAYPGMEGDLDRLFPPDFLRKTPAVELPNLVRYLKAVDMRSRRAREDRTKDLKKAERVKPFDEALKSLQTRDDVDPARLDEFRWMLEEYRVSVFAQELGTARTVSPKRLQELLARIDADTREPEAS from the coding sequence GTGGATGCCTCCACGGACCATAGGCTGGCGGCCGAGATCCGGGACCTGCTCCCCCGCTGCACGCTCAAGGATCGGCGGGACATCCAGCGTGGGCTGAAGAGGTCGCGCGGTGCGCGCGGCGGGAGTGGCGGCGGTGCGCGCGGCGGGAGCGGGGTCCGCGGCCGGCTTCGCAGGTTGAAGGATCAGGCGGTTGCATCGGCCGGGCTCGTGGAGGCGCGCCTTCGCTCTGACACCTCTGTCGACATCGACCGCCAGCTGCCCATTTCAACCCGTAAAGATGAAATCCTCGAAACCCTGCGCGGCCACCCGGTGGTCATTGTGACGGGGGAAACCGGTTCAGGCAAGACGACGCAGTTGCCCCGGATCTGTCTCGAAGCCGGCCGGGGCGTTTACGGCCGCATCGCGTGCACGCAGCCCCGGCGCGTCGCCGCCCTGTCGGTCTCGCGCCGCATCGCCGAGGAGCTCGGTGCGACCTGGGGACGGGAAGTCGGGTGCAAGATCCGGTTCACGGACGAGACCGTGGCCGAGACCCGCATCAAGATGATGACCGACGGCATGCTGCTCGCCGAGATACAGCACGATCCGGATCTGCTTGAATACGACACGATCATTATAGACGAGGCCCACGAACGTAGCCTGAACATCGACTTCCTGCTCGGTTACCTGCGTCTGCTGATCCGGCGCAGGAAGGACCTCAAGATCGTGGTCACCTCGGCGACGATCGACGCCGCCGCTTTCTCGAACGCCTTCGGTCAGGCGCCGGTCGTCGAGGTGTCCGGACGCCTGCACCCGGTGGAGATCCGCTATCTACCCCTCGAGGATACCCGGGGCGAATCCGAGGTATATACCTATGTCGACGGGGCGGTGGACGCGGTCGACAGGATCATGGAAGAACCTGGCCGGGGCGACATCCTGGTGTTTCTCCCCACGGAGAAGGACATCCACGAGACACGCCGGAGGCTGGACGGCCGGTCCTACCGACACACCGACGTGCTTCCGCTTTTCGGTCGGCTGACCAACGCGGACCAGCAGCGGGTCTTCCGGCCGGGGAACAACCGTCGCATCGTCGTGGCCACGAACGTCGCCGAGACCTCGCTGACCATACCACGCATCAAGTACGTCGTCGATACCGGTCTCGCGCGGATCAGCCGTTACGCCGCACGGACCCGCACCCAGCGCCTGCCTATCGAACCCATTGCGAAAAGCAGCGCCCTGCAACGGGCCGGACGGTGCGGTCGCGTGTCGGGAGGCGTCTGCCTTCGGCTCTACAGCGAGGCCGACCTCGAAAGCCGGCCGGAATTCACCACGCCCGAGTTGCAGCGCGCCAATCTCGCCGAAGTCATCCTGCGCATGCTGGCGTTGAAACTGGGCGACGTCCACGCCTTCCCCTTTCTCGACCCGCCCACGCCCCAGGCGATCCGGGACGGGTTCGGACTGCTCGCCGAACTGGGGGCTATCGACCGGGAACGGCGATTGACCGGCCGGGGCAGGGACATGGCGAGATTGCCGGTATCGCCCACGGTCTCACGCATGCTGCTGCAGGCCCGGCAGGAAGGCGCCCTGCAGGAGGTCCTCGTGATCGCGTCGGCCATCAGCATACAGGACCCCCGCGTAAGGCCGCTCGATCAGCAGGAACAGGCGGACGCCGAGCACCGCAAATTCAGGAACAGGACCTCGGATTTCCTGACCCTCCTCAATATCTGGGAGGCCTTTCACCGCACCTTCGAACACCTGCAGACCCAGGGCGCCATGCGCAGGTTCTGCCGGCAACACTACCTGTCCTACAACCGCATGCGCGAGTGGCGCGATATCTACGTGCAACTCCGCCGCGCGCTGCGGGAATCCGGCGGGTTCCGCGGAAGGGCGGGACGTACGGGCCGGGCGGGCCGGGCACACTTCGACGCGATCCACCGTTCGATCCTCAGCGGACTGCTCAGCCAGGTCGCTGAACACCGGGAAGGCAATCTCTATTCCGGGGCCCGGAACCGCACCGCCATGATCTTCCCCGGTTCCGGCCTCTTTCGAAGAAAAGCGGTCGAACAGCACCCGGAGAAAAGACCTGCCGAGCGGGGGCACGATGATGCCGGGAAGGTTGCCGCGGACAGACCACGGAACGGCACGGGCGCCGCACCCTGGATCGTAGCCGCGGAGATGGTCGAGACCAACCGGCTCTATGCGCGCACGGTGGCCCGGATACAACCCGGGTGGGCCGCCGAACTGGGCCGCCACCTGTGCCGTGCTTCCTTTTCCGATCCGGGCTGGGACCGGTCCGCCGGGCGGGTGACGGCCACGGAAACGCTGCACCTGTACGGCCTGATGGTCTCCCGGCGTACCGTCGACTACAAGAAGATCGATCCCGATGACGCGACGCGTATCTTCATCCGCGAGGCCCTGGTCAGCCTGGTCGGCCTGGCCGGCCTGGTCGGCGAAGACCTGGAAGCCCGGCATGACTTCCTGGAGCATAACCGCGGGATACGGCGGGATGCCGAGACCTGGCTGCTGCAACACCGAAACGCCTATCGCGTCGACCTCGACGAGGCCGCCTTCCGTTTCTACGAGGAACGGATTTCCGGGGTATCGTCGGTGCACGACCTCAACCGCCTGATGAAGACTGCCGGCGCGGACAATGCTTCCTTCCTGCACATGGAAATCGGGGATCTTACGGGTACCGGGGAGGAAGAGGACGGCGCGGGTGGACCAGGCAGACCAGGCAGACCAGGCAGACCGGAGGGTTTTCCTGAACATTTCGACCTGGAAGGCGACCTGCTTCCCCTGCAGTATGCCTGCCGGCCGGGCCGGGATGAGGATGGGGTCACCCTTTCGCTGCCGGTCGACCGGGTCCATCTGCTGGATCCCGTAACGTTGGAATGGCTCGTGCCCGGCCTGCTGTACGAGAAGATCGAAGCCCTGCTCCGAGGACTGCCCGGAAGGAAACGCAAGCAGCTCGTGCCCATTCCGGAAACCGCCCGTACGATCGCGGAGGACCTGGATCCTTCCGCTTCCTCCCTGACCGATGCGCTCGCGGCATACATCGCCAGGCGGCACGGGATAGAAATCGACCCGTCGGACTGGTCGCCCGATTCCGTTCCCGACCACCTGAGCATGCGCGTCCTGGTGACCGCGGAGGACGGGAGCACCGTCCTTTCTACCCGCGATCCCGATCGCCTGCAAGCCGAAGTCACGGGCCGCGCCGCCGCCGTCGAATCGGAAGGCTGGCGGAAAGCGGCGGAAATCTGGGAGAAGTACGACCTGCGGGACTGGTCGATCGGGGACCTGCCCGAAAGGGTCGAAATCGGTCTGTCGGGAACCGTGCCCCAGTACGCTTATCCCGGACTGCAGGCGGATGACGACCTGGTGGACCTGCGCCTGTTCCGGGACCGGCATGAAGCGTTGCGGGAAAGCCGCAAGGGGCTGGTCCGCCTGCTCGAACGCCGGATGGGCGATGCAATGGCCTGGCTGCGCAGGGATCTGGCGTTTCTTCGGAACCTCCCCGCCCTGGCGGACCATGCCGGCGGGTTCGAAGCGCTGCAGGATACCGCTTACGACCACCTCCTGGCCGCCCTGTTCACCCGGGAACCCCTGTATCCGCTGACGGCCCTGCGCTTCGAAGAAGACGTGGAGACCGCGCGGGGGCTGTTGAAGAAACTCCCCCATTGGTTTCGACAACAGATGGAAGCGCTGGAAAGGGTAGTCGGGGGAAGAATCGGAAAGGACGGCGCCTACCCCGGCATGGAAGGCGACCTCGATAGGCTGTTTCCACCCGACTTCCTGCGGAAAACACCCGCCGTCGAATTGCCCAACCTGGTCCGATACCTCAAGGCGGTGGATATGCGTTCCCGCCGGGCCCGGGAAGACCGTACGAAGGACCTGAAAAAGGCGGAGCGGGTCAAGCCCTTCGACGAAGCGCTCAAGTCACTGCAAACCCGGGACGACGTGGATCCCGCACGGCTGGATGAATTCAGATGGATGCTTGAGGAATACCGCGTGTCGGTGTTCGCCCAGGAGCTGGGGACCGCACGGACTGTCTCGCCGAAGAGACTGCAGGAACTGTTGGCCCGGATCGATGCGGATACCCGCGAGCCGGAAGCGTCATGA
- a CDS encoding NupC/NupG family nucleoside CNT transporter, with the protein MERVLGLFGLVVLLAIAWLLSENRSRMNWRLIGSGLALQGLLALLLLHTAPGQVVFDLARLAVNKVIAFSNEGARFVFGDLVETALFGFSVLPMIIFVSSITSILFYLGFIQWIVRQMARVMVRVMGASGSESMAAAANVYLGASTAPLVILPYLKTMTRSEIMAVMTSGMATVAGSVLAAYVALGADAGHLLAASLMSAPAALVVAKIMTPETETSRTMGVVTVDVPKPGVNFIDAACSGASDGLRLALNVAAMLIIAIAFVSLFNWAVGLAPYVGGEPLSLERMLGWLCAPLALFMGVAWEDAQAVGMLIGKKTILNEFLAYQDLSAMQEQLSERSFAIATYALCSFANFGTIAIMIGGIGGLVPERRKDIARFGIRSMIGGALAANMTATVAGLLM; encoded by the coding sequence ATGGAACGTGTCCTCGGCCTCTTCGGCCTGGTCGTCCTCCTGGCCATCGCCTGGCTCCTGTCGGAGAACCGCAGCCGGATGAACTGGAGGCTCATCGGCAGCGGCCTGGCCCTGCAGGGCTTGCTGGCTCTGCTTCTACTACACACGGCGCCCGGCCAGGTGGTGTTCGACCTGGCCCGGCTGGCTGTCAACAAGGTGATCGCCTTCTCCAACGAGGGCGCGCGGTTCGTTTTCGGTGACCTGGTGGAAACCGCGCTGTTCGGCTTCTCCGTGCTCCCGATGATCATCTTCGTATCCTCCATTACCTCGATCCTGTTCTACCTGGGCTTCATTCAGTGGATCGTCCGGCAGATGGCCCGTGTCATGGTGCGCGTGATGGGCGCCTCCGGGTCGGAATCCATGGCCGCGGCGGCGAACGTCTATCTCGGGGCTTCCACCGCGCCGCTCGTCATCCTGCCCTACCTGAAGACCATGACCCGGTCCGAGATCATGGCCGTGATGACTTCCGGCATGGCGACCGTGGCGGGTTCCGTGCTGGCCGCCTACGTAGCCCTGGGCGCCGACGCCGGCCATCTCCTGGCCGCCTCGCTCATGTCGGCGCCCGCGGCGCTGGTCGTCGCCAAGATCATGACCCCCGAGACCGAAACCTCCCGCACCATGGGCGTCGTGACCGTGGATGTCCCGAAACCGGGGGTCAATTTCATCGATGCGGCCTGCAGCGGCGCGTCGGACGGGTTGAGACTGGCGTTGAACGTGGCGGCCATGCTCATCATAGCCATTGCCTTCGTCAGCCTGTTCAACTGGGCGGTGGGGCTCGCCCCCTACGTGGGCGGCGAGCCGCTTTCGCTTGAACGTATGCTCGGATGGCTCTGCGCGCCGCTGGCCCTGTTCATGGGCGTGGCGTGGGAAGACGCCCAGGCCGTGGGCATGTTGATCGGCAAGAAGACCATCCTGAACGAATTCCTCGCCTACCAGGACCTCAGCGCCATGCAGGAGCAACTGTCGGAGCGGTCGTTCGCCATCGCCACGTACGCGCTGTGCAGCTTCGCCAACTTCGGGACCATCGCGATCATGATCGGAGGGATCGGCGGTCTGGTGCCGGAACGGCGCAAGGACATCGCCCGGTTCGGTATCCGGTCCATGATCGGCGGCGCCCTGGCCGCCAACATGACCGCCACCGTGGCGGGCCTCCTGATGTAG
- a CDS encoding glycosyltransferase, with amino-acid sequence MSYLSLIFILLYFLVLFLLAVYGIHRYLMVYLYYKYKDRAGRVKPEALGDPPPVVTVQLPLYNEQYVVERLIDAVCRIDYPRDRLEIQVLDDSTDETRGLAARCVERHRAAGIDIHYLHRKERTGYKAGALQEGLEVARGAFIAIFDADFIPPPDFLGNTMHRFRDERIGLVQTRWTYLNRGYSILTRVQAIMLDGHFVMEHGARNRSGRFFNFNGTAGIWRRECIEAAGGWQHDTLTEDLDLSYRAQLRGQRFVFLEEVTTPSELPVEMNAFKTQQHRWSKGSIQTAKKMLPPVWRSALPFRFKLEATYHLTNNMAYLLMLLLSVLIFPSIVIRVQAGWINSFWIDLPFLCAATVSVSLFYLFAQFEINRTRWIWSPFYLPVLMSIGIGICLNNTRAVLEALLNLKSGFQRTPKYGILGKADQVDQADQATRAASWRNLRYRGIRNWLPALELLFAVHFGLLIYYTAINGIYPSIPFLCLFFAGYLYVGLASLWPGTASQG; translated from the coding sequence ATGAGCTATCTCTCGCTGATCTTCATACTTCTCTACTTCCTCGTCCTGTTCCTGCTCGCGGTCTACGGGATCCACCGGTACCTGATGGTGTATCTGTACTACAAATATAAGGACCGGGCCGGGCGTGTAAAGCCGGAAGCCCTGGGCGATCCGCCCCCGGTCGTTACCGTGCAGCTTCCCCTCTACAACGAACAGTACGTGGTCGAAAGGCTGATCGACGCCGTCTGCCGCATCGACTATCCCCGCGACCGGCTGGAAATACAGGTACTGGACGATTCGACCGACGAGACCCGCGGTCTCGCGGCCCGTTGCGTCGAACGTCACCGGGCGGCCGGCATCGATATCCACTACCTTCACAGGAAGGAACGCACCGGATACAAGGCGGGCGCATTGCAGGAGGGGCTCGAGGTGGCGCGCGGCGCGTTCATCGCGATTTTCGACGCCGACTTCATCCCGCCGCCGGACTTCCTCGGGAACACCATGCACCGATTCCGTGACGAGCGGATTGGCCTGGTACAGACCCGGTGGACCTATCTCAACCGGGGTTACTCGATCCTGACCCGGGTCCAGGCGATCATGCTGGACGGCCATTTCGTCATGGAGCACGGCGCCCGGAACCGGTCGGGGCGGTTTTTCAACTTCAACGGGACAGCGGGGATCTGGCGCCGGGAATGCATCGAGGCGGCCGGCGGCTGGCAGCATGACACGCTGACCGAGGACCTGGACCTGAGCTATCGGGCACAACTCCGGGGCCAGCGCTTCGTATTCCTGGAGGAAGTCACCACGCCGTCCGAACTCCCCGTGGAAATGAACGCCTTCAAGACCCAGCAGCACCGGTGGTCCAAGGGGTCCATACAGACCGCGAAGAAAATGCTGCCCCCGGTATGGCGCAGCGCGCTGCCCTTCCGTTTCAAGCTGGAGGCGACCTATCACCTTACCAATAACATGGCCTACCTGCTCATGCTGCTGCTCTCGGTCCTGATCTTCCCGTCCATCGTGATCCGGGTGCAGGCCGGATGGATCAACTCCTTCTGGATCGACCTGCCCTTTCTCTGCGCGGCCACGGTTTCCGTATCGCTCTTCTACCTGTTCGCACAGTTCGAAATAAACCGCACCAGGTGGATATGGTCCCCCTTTTACCTTCCTGTACTCATGTCCATCGGCATCGGCATCTGCCTCAACAACACGCGGGCTGTTCTGGAAGCGCTGCTGAACCTCAAGTCGGGTTTCCAGCGGACGCCCAAATACGGCATCCTCGGCAAGGCGGACCAGGTGGACCAGGCGGACCAGGCGACTCGGGCGGCCTCATGGCGCAATCTGCGCTACCGGGGGATCCGGAACTGGCTTCCCGCGCTGGAACTGCTGTTCGCCGTGCACTTCGGCTTGCTGATCTACTACACGGCCATCAACGGCATTTACCCTTCCATTCCCTTCCTGTGCCTGTTCTTCGCCGGTTACCTATACGTCGGCCTGGCCTCCCTTTGGCCGGGAACCGCCAGCCAAGGATAG
- a CDS encoding glucose 1-dehydrogenase translates to MSDTSLFSLEGKKMIVTGASKGIGKAIALGAARAGADLAIGSRTRADLEPVASEIRSMGRECVVHTVDVGKLDSIRTFVDQVLADAGDIDILVNNAGCNRIMPVLEVTEEVYDEIVDVNLKSVFFLSQALAAHMIERGRGGRIINVSSQVGVVGGPLRAAYTAAKGGVCTLTKSMAAEWAEHGITVNAVAPTMTRTPMVEKAMENPGFRANIKKILLGRLAEPDEIASSIIYLASDASAMVTGHTMVVDGGYTAV, encoded by the coding sequence ATGTCCGATACATCCCTGTTTTCCCTGGAAGGCAAAAAAATGATCGTCACCGGTGCGAGCAAGGGCATCGGCAAGGCCATCGCACTGGGGGCCGCCCGTGCGGGCGCCGACCTGGCGATCGGAAGCCGCACCCGGGCCGACCTGGAGCCGGTGGCTTCCGAGATCCGGTCGATGGGCCGCGAATGCGTCGTTCATACGGTGGACGTAGGCAAGTTGGACTCGATCCGCACGTTTGTGGACCAGGTGCTCGCGGACGCGGGAGACATCGATATCCTGGTCAACAATGCCGGTTGCAACCGGATCATGCCGGTGCTCGAAGTCACCGAGGAAGTGTACGACGAGATTGTCGACGTGAACCTGAAAAGCGTCTTCTTCCTCAGCCAGGCCCTCGCCGCGCACATGATCGAACGGGGCCGTGGTGGGCGCATCATCAACGTATCGTCCCAGGTGGGCGTTGTCGGCGGTCCGCTACGGGCGGCCTACACGGCGGCCAAGGGCGGCGTGTGCACGCTGACCAAGTCCATGGCCGCCGAGTGGGCGGAGCACGGCATCACCGTGAACGCCGTGGCGCCGACCATGACGCGAACCCCCATGGTGGAGAAGGCGATGGAGAACCCGGGGTTCCGGGCCAATATCAAGAAGATCCTGCTGGGACGGCTGGCCGAACCGGACGAAATCGCCAGTTCGATCATCTACCTCGCGTCCGACGCGAGCGCCATGGTAACGGGCCATACCATGGTCGTGGACGGCGGTTACACGGCCGTGTGA
- the mltG gene encoding endolytic transglycosylase MltG, whose amino-acid sequence MKMLLPAAIVLVVLFGTAVLVAAYQFSNLAVERDTVIQYTVEPGMTLTDVAGDLEDRGVVRHAILFELLARYRGVGHGINAGRYEIESYMDAGQILSMLVEGKIVVNRVNVPEGLTIPETARILRARIGIDSTAFVQRSVDPEAVRSLGIEAPSLEGYLYPATYNMYPDMTVDDILKQMTSRHLQTITEEYRKRAEELEYSLHEIVTLASIIEQEAMVDDERDVISGVFHNRLQRGMRLEADPTVQYGIGRPNMRLYEKHLSHPSPYNTYVHAGLPPGPICSPGEASIHAALYPEDVPYLFFVARGDGRHIFSVTNREHNRARAQVRRQRN is encoded by the coding sequence ATGAAAATGCTACTTCCCGCTGCCATCGTCCTCGTCGTGCTATTCGGAACGGCCGTGCTGGTCGCGGCCTACCAGTTCTCCAACCTCGCGGTCGAGCGCGATACCGTCATCCAGTACACCGTCGAACCCGGCATGACCCTGACCGACGTCGCCGGGGACCTGGAAGACCGGGGCGTGGTACGTCACGCGATCCTGTTCGAACTGCTGGCGCGTTACAGGGGAGTGGGGCACGGCATAAACGCTGGACGTTACGAAATCGAGTCCTACATGGACGCCGGCCAGATCCTGAGCATGCTCGTCGAGGGCAAGATCGTGGTCAATCGCGTCAATGTCCCGGAGGGCCTGACCATCCCTGAAACGGCCCGGATCCTGCGGGCGAGGATCGGCATCGATTCCACCGCGTTCGTTCAACGGTCCGTCGATCCGGAGGCCGTGCGATCGCTGGGGATCGAAGCGCCCTCCCTGGAGGGATACCTGTACCCGGCGACCTACAACATGTACCCGGACATGACCGTCGACGACATCCTCAAGCAGATGACGTCGCGACATCTGCAAACCATCACCGAGGAGTACCGCAAGCGGGCGGAGGAACTGGAGTATAGTTTACACGAGATCGTCACCCTGGCTTCCATCATCGAACAGGAAGCGATGGTGGACGACGAAAGGGACGTCATTTCGGGGGTATTTCACAACAGGCTGCAGAGGGGCATGCGACTGGAGGCCGACCCCACGGTCCAGTACGGGATCGGCAGGCCGAACATGAGACTCTACGAGAAGCACCTGTCCCACCCCTCGCCCTATAACACGTATGTGCATGCCGGGCTGCCGCCGGGACCGATCTGCAGCCCCGGTGAGGCGTCCATTCACGCCGCGCTCTACCCGGAGGACGTGCCCTATCTCTTCTTCGTAGCCCGCGGGGACGGCAGGCACATCTTTTCCGTTACCAACCGCGAGCACAACCGGGCCCGGGCCCAGGTCAGACGCCAGCGGAATTGA
- the ruvX gene encoding Holliday junction resolvase RuvX gives MPRKNRPNSATTPRRQKSKRGRQTGLPTHGADGLAGDLADTVAPSGTGTGQPPVGRVLAVDYGERRVGLALSDPAGLIAQGLDTLQTADTVESLASIVVIVEEQQVREIILGLPVHMDGTAGEMAGKVEALADELRKKVSCDVRTWDERLTSVSARRTMHEMGSTARGNKGSLDRIAATLLLQNYLDFRRGKATEPDSRP, from the coding sequence ATGCCCCGTAAAAACAGACCCAACAGCGCCACGACGCCGCGACGTCAGAAGTCGAAGCGCGGACGGCAGACTGGCCTCCCGACACATGGCGCCGATGGCCTGGCTGGTGATCTCGCCGATACCGTCGCTCCCTCGGGAACCGGAACGGGCCAACCCCCGGTGGGACGGGTACTCGCCGTAGATTACGGTGAAAGACGCGTCGGGCTCGCCCTTAGCGATCCGGCCGGTCTGATCGCCCAGGGGCTGGATACGCTCCAGACGGCAGACACGGTCGAATCCCTGGCATCCATCGTGGTTATCGTCGAGGAACAGCAGGTGCGGGAGATCATCCTGGGATTGCCGGTCCATATGGACGGAACCGCGGGCGAAATGGCCGGGAAGGTCGAGGCGTTGGCGGACGAGTTGCGGAAGAAGGTGTCCTGCGATGTACGTACGTGGGACGAGCGGTTGACCAGCGTTTCGGCCCGTCGGACCATGCACGAAATGGGCAGCACGGCCCGGGGAAACAAGGGCAGCCTGGACCGGATTGCCGCCACGCTGCTGCTGCAGAACTACCTGGACTTCCGCCGGGGGAAGGCGACAGAACCGGATTCACGACCATGA
- a CDS encoding TauD/TfdA family dioxygenase, translating to MRISARPLPGFGMEISGVDLSEPLEPEVMREILRVFHEHGLIVIPGQEMTFDRYDAFTREFGAQKPHFLDHLRHENHSAILNLSNIFEDGRPIGVYEGAAFWHTDVAYQDPPNSSTVVYGRQWPDGGCPTYFADQMTAYDDLPVKMKDTIDNLSVLHHYGNRADMNEESSTSAEKLTLDQKDRVENVYHPLVKRHPVTGRKALYGVCGSSFGIVGMPDDEAFDLLDELAAHAIKPEYVTEYDFRVGDAGAWDTFSTLHKATVLEPATGPRDRRLLWRISVTGLPPMIERERATKH from the coding sequence ATGCGAATTTCCGCGAGACCCCTGCCCGGATTCGGCATGGAGATATCCGGCGTCGATCTGTCGGAACCGCTGGAACCGGAAGTCATGCGCGAAATCCTGCGGGTATTTCACGAACATGGCCTGATCGTGATCCCCGGCCAGGAAATGACCTTCGACCGCTACGACGCCTTCACCAGGGAGTTCGGCGCCCAGAAGCCCCATTTCCTGGATCACCTGCGCCACGAGAACCATTCGGCCATACTCAACCTCTCCAACATTTTCGAAGACGGGCGTCCCATCGGCGTCTACGAAGGCGCGGCCTTCTGGCACACGGACGTGGCCTACCAGGACCCGCCCAACAGTTCCACGGTCGTTTACGGCCGGCAGTGGCCCGATGGGGGCTGTCCTACCTACTTCGCCGACCAGATGACCGCCTACGACGACCTGCCCGTGAAGATGAAAGACACCATCGACAACCTGTCCGTTCTGCATCACTACGGAAACCGGGCGGACATGAACGAGGAGTCTTCGACCTCGGCGGAAAAGCTGACGCTGGACCAGAAGGACCGGGTCGAGAACGTCTACCATCCCCTGGTCAAACGCCACCCGGTCACTGGACGCAAAGCGCTCTACGGCGTCTGCGGCAGTTCCTTCGGCATCGTCGGCATGCCGGATGACGAGGCCTTCGACCTGCTGGATGAACTGGCCGCCCACGCCATCAAGCCGGAGTACGTGACCGAGTACGACTTCAGGGTGGGCGACGCGGGTGCGTGGGACACCTTTTCGACCCTGCACAAGGCCACGGTGCTGGAACCGGCCACCGGACCTCGTGACCGCCGCCTGCTCTGGCGCATCAGCGTGACCGGGCTGCCGCCGATGATCGAGCGGGAACGGGCGACGAAGCACTGA